One segment of Streptomyces bathyalis DNA contains the following:
- a CDS encoding ABC transporter ATP-binding protein — protein MTSTTSTASAGHGRTATSTATAGAQDASTASEFLLAASGLHKTYGSTAALDGADFSIRSGEIVAVMGPSGSGKSTLLHCLAGIVQADAGTVTYRGQELTAMNDAKRSALRRSDFGFVFQFGQLVPELTCLENASLPLRLAGFGRKEAESRAAAWLERLEVEDVRRKRPGEVSGGQGQRVAVARALASGPRVLFADEPTGALDSLNGERVMELLTEAARETKAAVVLVTHESRVAAYSDREVVVRDGRARSMAGAL, from the coding sequence ATGACGTCAACCACATCGACTGCGTCGGCGGGACACGGGCGGACCGCGACGTCCACGGCGACGGCCGGGGCCCAGGACGCGTCCACCGCTTCGGAGTTCCTGCTCGCCGCGAGCGGGCTGCACAAGACCTACGGCTCGACCGCCGCCCTCGACGGCGCCGACTTCTCGATCCGCTCCGGTGAGATCGTGGCCGTCATGGGCCCCTCGGGGTCCGGCAAGTCGACGCTGCTGCACTGCCTCGCCGGCATCGTCCAGGCGGACGCCGGCACGGTGACGTACCGCGGGCAGGAGCTGACCGCGATGAACGACGCGAAGCGCAGCGCCCTGCGCCGCTCCGACTTCGGCTTCGTCTTCCAATTCGGGCAGCTGGTGCCCGAGTTGACGTGCCTGGAGAACGCTTCGCTGCCGCTGCGTCTCGCGGGCTTCGGCCGCAAGGAGGCAGAGTCGCGTGCCGCGGCGTGGCTGGAGCGTCTGGAGGTCGAGGACGTACGGCGCAAGCGGCCCGGCGAGGTCTCCGGAGGCCAGGGTCAGCGGGTCGCCGTCGCGCGTGCGCTCGCGTCGGGCCCGCGCGTGCTCTTCGCGGACGAGCCGACGGGCGCGCTCGACTCGCTCAACGGCGAGCGCGTGATGGAGCTGCTGACCGAGGCCGCCCGTGAGACCAAGGCGGCGGTCGTGCTCGTCACGCACGAATCGCGGGTCGCCGCCTACTCGGACCGCGAGGTCGTCGTACGGGACGGCCGCGCCCGGAGCATGGCGGGCGCCCTGTGA
- a CDS encoding PadR family transcriptional regulator, giving the protein MSISHTLLGLLEESGPRHGYDLKRAFDERFGHDRPLHYGQVYSTMSRLLKNGLVEVDGIEPGGGPERKRYAITDAGITDVAEWLSRPEKPEPYLQSTLYTKVVLALLTGRDAGEQLDTQRAEHLRLMRELTKRKQGGDLADQLICDHALFHLEADLRWLELTAARLDKLATEVRQ; this is encoded by the coding sequence ATGTCCATCAGCCACACGCTGCTAGGCCTCCTGGAGGAGTCCGGTCCCCGCCACGGCTACGACCTCAAGCGGGCCTTCGACGAACGCTTCGGGCACGACCGCCCACTGCACTACGGGCAGGTCTACTCGACGATGTCGCGCCTGCTGAAGAACGGCCTCGTCGAGGTCGACGGGATCGAGCCGGGCGGCGGGCCCGAACGGAAGCGGTACGCCATCACCGACGCGGGCATCACCGACGTCGCCGAATGGCTCTCGCGCCCCGAGAAGCCGGAGCCGTACTTGCAGAGCACCCTCTACACGAAGGTCGTGCTCGCCCTTCTCACCGGGCGGGACGCCGGCGAGCAGCTGGACACCCAGCGGGCGGAGCATCTGCGCCTGATGCGCGAGCTCACCAAGCGCAAACAGGGTGGGGATCTGGCGGACCAACTCATCTGCGACCACGCGCTCTTCCACCTCGAAGCCGACTTGCGGTGGCTGGAGCTGACGGCCGCGAGGCTCGACAAGCTGGCCACGGAGGTACGGCAATGA
- a CDS encoding DUF397 domain-containing protein, with product MTARATARLAARGAAHAAAHTAPRATERPSALAPGGAGGAGWQTSSHSNAEGGNCVEVAHGTRGGCVGVVPVRDSKRPRGPALVFGPGAWSSFVDALKGRNRAPGPGGSVSGQ from the coding sequence ATGACCGCACGTGCCACCGCACGACTCGCCGCACGCGGGGCCGCGCACGCGGCCGCACACACGGCCCCGCGAGCCACGGAACGCCCTTCCGCGCTCGCGCCTGGCGGCGCCGGAGGCGCGGGCTGGCAGACCTCCAGCCACAGCAACGCGGAGGGCGGCAACTGCGTCGAGGTCGCTCACGGCACCCGGGGCGGCTGCGTCGGCGTCGTTCCCGTCCGGGACAGCAAGCGCCCGCGCGGGCCCGCGCTGGTCTTCGGGCCCGGTGCCTGGTCGTCCTTCGTCGATGCGCTGAAGGGGCGCAACCGGGCCCCGGGGCCCGGGGGTTCCGTGAGCGGTCAGTAG
- a CDS encoding DUF5753 domain-containing protein: MPARRSGQGGRPSARLVLAAEAARLRQRSGRSLGELAAATAYGTAYLRQLERGELLGTSVVFAALDEVYGSGGHLGELWELARDAVFRDRFRRFMELERRATVRHEYAAATVPGLFQTEEYAREQLRTARLGNEEELEEQAAARVGRQGLLVGDGAPRFVVVLDEAVLRRQLRDPAAWRRQLERLLEISRLPVVTLQVLPFASGLQHLLGSSLTVLWMPDGSTVAYTEGAWSGELVEGCEDVDRLRLSCDVLRDSALPPDRSAAFIRRLMDGTEGSGRADGAFGTEGDAS, encoded by the coding sequence ATGCCCGCACGCAGGTCCGGTCAGGGGGGCAGGCCGTCGGCCCGGCTCGTACTGGCGGCGGAGGCGGCACGCCTGAGGCAGCGCTCGGGAAGGTCGCTCGGGGAGCTGGCGGCCGCCACGGCGTACGGAACCGCATATCTGCGTCAGCTGGAGCGAGGCGAACTGCTCGGCACGTCCGTGGTGTTCGCGGCCCTTGACGAGGTCTACGGCTCCGGCGGGCACCTGGGCGAGCTGTGGGAGCTGGCCCGGGACGCGGTCTTCCGCGACCGGTTCAGGCGCTTCATGGAGCTGGAGCGACGGGCCACCGTGCGCCACGAGTACGCGGCGGCCACGGTGCCCGGGCTGTTCCAGACCGAGGAGTACGCGCGCGAGCAGCTCCGTACGGCGCGGCTCGGCAACGAGGAGGAGCTGGAGGAGCAGGCCGCCGCCCGGGTCGGCCGTCAGGGCCTGCTCGTCGGCGACGGTGCGCCGCGCTTCGTGGTGGTACTGGACGAGGCCGTGCTGCGGCGGCAGTTGAGGGATCCGGCCGCCTGGAGGAGGCAGCTGGAGCGACTGCTCGAGATCTCGCGCCTGCCCGTGGTCACGTTGCAGGTGCTGCCGTTCGCGTCCGGTCTGCAGCATCTGCTCGGCAGTTCGCTGACGGTGCTGTGGATGCCGGACGGCTCGACCGTGGCCTACACCGAGGGTGCCTGGTCGGGGGAGCTGGTCGAGGGCTGCGAGGACGTGGACAGGCTCCGCCTCTCCTGCGACGTGCTGCGCGACTCGGCGCTTCCGCCGGACCGCTCCGCGGCCTTCATCCGGCGGCTGATGGACGGAACGGAGGGATCGGGTCGAGCGGACGGAGCCTTCGGAACGGAAGGAGACGCATCATGA
- a CDS encoding alpha/beta hydrolase has translation MAYRTEERPRPDRAGAVTVADTGTGTDTDDSPGQGTDEGTEAGPGSGTSTAQATGTAPIARPGPGVGGKPQPAHPPGPGHPEAHPEPAPEHRPQGEPQPTGPPPRLGRGLGPVASRLVAVARRPYWQRPDPAWLVRRWPDLCGTCLATVFFWLSLTPSLVPRPWLLQGVIGGITAAIGYAIGALLGRLVRLALLPACRRRLPRLVSERARARAWQAYYVAALGLTVLALSESARMQRELRALQDLPETLTWHSMMITLMALTLCGLLLFLARAVRLGTRTLIRGLCRFVPRPVAVVAGLLISATAVVVGTRDVVFDRGVVDVVAQVAESTDRGTKDGVVQSGSRFVSGSPHSLVTWRELGYQGRNFTGSTPTARRISQVTHRTAKEPVRVYVGRRAFEGGGANEAEAYEAGAELAVAELERTGGFDREVLAIAGTTGMGWVNSTDAEPLEYLHGGDTAIVAMQYSFLPSWLSFVVDKEQAGRANRALVKAVRERWLEEPVNGRPRLLVFGESLGAYGIEAAFDGPGDLLSKVDGAFLAGTPGYSPIRREITAHRDAGSPVWRPQYERGRHFRFAQWPAKDLARPRGPWQEPRVVHLQNASDPIAWWSWSLAIERPRWLREPLGPDITEEVGWFPFVTFWQTTVDLAVSYDVDAPHGHRYGTGSVEAWTAVAPPDGWSAADHHRLKRYMERRKAPY, from the coding sequence ATGGCGTACAGGACGGAGGAGAGACCTCGTCCCGACCGGGCGGGCGCGGTCACGGTCGCCGACACGGGGACGGGAACAGACACGGACGACTCCCCGGGCCAGGGCACGGACGAGGGCACGGAGGCGGGCCCGGGCAGTGGCACGAGCACCGCGCAGGCGACCGGCACCGCCCCGATCGCACGGCCCGGTCCCGGCGTCGGCGGGAAGCCGCAGCCGGCGCATCCGCCCGGCCCCGGGCACCCGGAAGCCCACCCGGAGCCGGCCCCGGAACACCGCCCGCAGGGCGAGCCGCAACCCACGGGCCCCCCGCCCCGCCTCGGCCGGGGGCTGGGCCCCGTCGCCTCCCGGCTTGTTGCCGTGGCCCGTCGCCCGTACTGGCAGCGCCCCGACCCGGCCTGGCTCGTACGACGCTGGCCGGACCTTTGCGGTACGTGCCTCGCCACCGTCTTCTTCTGGCTCTCCCTGACGCCGTCCCTGGTGCCGCGCCCCTGGCTGCTTCAGGGCGTCATCGGCGGCATCACCGCCGCGATCGGCTATGCGATCGGCGCCCTGCTCGGCCGGCTCGTACGCCTCGCCCTTCTGCCGGCCTGCCGACGGCGCCTCCCCCGGCTCGTGAGCGAGCGCGCCCGGGCCCGCGCCTGGCAGGCGTACTACGTGGCCGCTCTCGGACTCACCGTCCTCGCCCTGTCCGAAAGCGCCCGCATGCAGCGGGAGTTGAGGGCTCTGCAGGATCTCCCCGAGACGCTGACGTGGCACTCCATGATGATCACCCTGATGGCGCTGACCCTCTGCGGTCTGCTGCTGTTCCTGGCCCGCGCCGTACGGCTGGGCACCCGCACGCTGATACGGGGCCTGTGCCGCTTCGTGCCGCGTCCGGTCGCCGTCGTCGCCGGACTGCTGATCAGCGCGACGGCGGTGGTCGTGGGCACGCGGGACGTGGTCTTCGACCGCGGGGTCGTCGACGTGGTGGCTCAGGTGGCGGAGAGCACGGACCGCGGCACCAAGGACGGCGTCGTCCAGTCGGGCTCCCGCTTCGTCTCGGGAAGCCCTCACTCCCTGGTCACCTGGCGTGAACTGGGTTATCAGGGCCGCAACTTCACCGGCTCCACGCCCACCGCCCGCCGGATCAGCCAGGTCACGCACCGCACGGCCAAGGAGCCGGTGCGGGTGTACGTGGGCAGACGCGCGTTCGAGGGCGGGGGCGCGAACGAGGCCGAAGCCTACGAGGCCGGCGCCGAGTTGGCCGTGGCGGAACTGGAGCGCACGGGCGGGTTCGACCGCGAGGTGCTGGCGATCGCGGGCACGACCGGCATGGGCTGGGTCAACTCGACGGACGCCGAGCCGCTGGAGTACCTGCACGGCGGCGACACGGCCATCGTCGCGATGCAGTACTCGTTCCTGCCCAGTTGGCTCTCCTTCGTCGTCGACAAGGAACAGGCCGGGCGGGCCAACCGGGCGCTGGTGAAGGCCGTTCGGGAGCGCTGGCTGGAGGAGCCGGTGAACGGCCGTCCCCGGCTGCTCGTCTTCGGCGAGAGCCTCGGCGCGTACGGGATAGAGGCGGCCTTCGACGGCCCGGGCGATCTGCTCTCGAAGGTGGACGGCGCCTTCCTGGCCGGCACGCCCGGCTACTCACCGATCCGCAGGGAGATCACCGCTCACCGCGACGCCGGCAGCCCGGTGTGGCGCCCGCAGTACGAGCGCGGCAGGCACTTCCGCTTCGCGCAGTGGCCGGCGAAGGACCTGGCCCGCCCCCGAGGGCCGTGGCAAGAACCGCGGGTGGTCCATCTCCAGAACGCCTCAGACCCGATCGCGTGGTGGTCGTGGAGCCTGGCGATAGAGCGGCCGCGTTGGCTGCGTGAACCGCTCGGGCCGGACATCACGGAGGAGGTCGGCTGGTTCCCCTTCGTCACCTTCTGGCAGACGACGGTGGACCTCGCCGTCTCCTACGACGTCGACGCCCCGCACGGACACCGCTACGGGACCGGCTCGGTCGAGGCATGGACCGCGGTCGCACCGCCCGACGGCTGGAGCGCAGCGGACCACCACCGCCTCAAGCGGTACATGGAGCGGCGGAAAGCGCCCTACTGA
- a CDS encoding AI-2E family transporter, which translates to MTSRVDRLRDSVARMAARVAKRREEQLAKEQAITRPGGGSGSQPDAPSASAPAGPPATPAERPTGTGGGRPAPAAAVPWGVRVAAEAGWRLLILAGVVWVLIQVISSISLLVLSFSAGLLVTALLQPTVARLKRHRVARGFATAITFITGFVVMGLVGWFVVWQVTENLPTLTERVQDAIEEGKRWAIQGPFHVSENQVNDVAKNLSQWLGDNSQEVTSAGLEGVTVLLEFLSGAVLTMFITLFLLYDGPRIWDWFLKLVPRGAREGVAGAGPRAWVTLTGYVRGTVIVAMIDAIFIGVGIYILEVPLAVPLAVLIFIFAFVPIVGAVVSGALAVLVALVTNGPLTGLLVLGVVLLVQQIESHILQPFILGRLVRVHPLAVVLAVTGGSLIAGIPGAVVAVPLVAVLNTVTSYLRAYSEGQAMGVPLPAGPAIAGGAGPGDAAAAGAGTGKPGKGHGGRTGRGTGVSTEPGAPPTESADGPPPPEDGPGTGEPKGPDGPRK; encoded by the coding sequence ATGACGAGCAGGGTGGACAGGCTCCGGGACAGCGTGGCGCGCATGGCGGCACGCGTCGCGAAACGGCGCGAGGAGCAGCTGGCGAAGGAGCAGGCGATCACCAGGCCCGGGGGCGGGTCGGGTTCGCAGCCGGACGCTCCCTCTGCTTCAGCGCCCGCCGGACCGCCCGCCACACCCGCCGAACGCCCGACGGGCACCGGGGGCGGCAGGCCCGCGCCGGCCGCGGCGGTGCCCTGGGGGGTGCGGGTCGCGGCCGAGGCAGGGTGGCGGCTGCTGATCCTCGCGGGTGTCGTGTGGGTGCTGATACAGGTCATCAGCTCGATCAGCTTGCTCGTGCTCTCGTTCTCCGCAGGGCTGCTCGTGACCGCGCTGCTGCAGCCGACGGTCGCCCGGCTCAAGCGTCACCGCGTCGCACGCGGATTCGCCACCGCCATCACCTTCATCACCGGCTTCGTCGTGATGGGCCTGGTCGGCTGGTTCGTGGTCTGGCAGGTGACGGAGAACCTGCCGACCCTCACCGAGCGGGTGCAGGACGCCATCGAGGAGGGGAAGCGCTGGGCGATCCAGGGCCCCTTCCACGTGTCGGAGAACCAGGTCAACGATGTCGCCAAGAACCTCAGCCAGTGGCTGGGTGACAACAGCCAGGAGGTCACCTCCGCCGGGCTCGAAGGCGTCACCGTCCTGCTGGAGTTCCTCTCCGGTGCGGTGCTGACGATGTTCATCACCCTCTTCCTGCTCTACGACGGGCCCCGCATCTGGGACTGGTTCCTCAAGCTGGTGCCGCGCGGTGCACGCGAGGGCGTCGCGGGCGCCGGACCGAGGGCGTGGGTCACGCTGACCGGGTACGTACGGGGGACCGTGATAGTCGCCATGATCGACGCGATCTTCATCGGCGTCGGCATCTACATCCTCGAGGTGCCGCTGGCGGTGCCGCTCGCCGTCCTCATCTTCATCTTCGCGTTCGTGCCGATCGTCGGTGCCGTCGTCTCCGGCGCGCTGGCCGTGCTCGTCGCGCTCGTCACCAACGGGCCTTTGACGGGGCTGCTCGTACTCGGTGTGGTGCTTCTCGTGCAGCAGATCGAGAGCCACATCCTCCAGCCGTTCATCCTGGGCCGGCTGGTGCGGGTGCATCCGCTGGCCGTGGTGCTGGCGGTCACCGGCGGCAGCCTCATCGCGGGGATTCCCGGAGCGGTCGTCGCGGTGCCTCTCGTCGCGGTGCTCAACACGGTGACGAGCTATCTGCGGGCGTACTCCGAGGGGCAGGCCATGGGCGTACCGCTTCCGGCGGGACCGGCCATCGCGGGCGGTGCCGGACCTGGCGACGCCGCAGCCGCCGGCGCCGGAACGGGCAAGCCCGGCAAGGGCCATGGGGGCAGGACGGGCCGTGGCACGGGTGTCTCGACGGAGCCGGGCGCGCCCCCGACGGAGTCCGCGGACGGGCCGCCGCCTCCGGAGGACGGTCCTGGCACGGGTGAGCCGAAGGGGCCCGACGGCCCGCGGAAGTAG
- a CDS encoding transglycosylase SLT domain-containing protein — protein sequence MTRISVRGFAVASATAVTTVGAVVGVASGSQQGQTTNDVEATAADSTLLEDIPAGQQARVQTASLTQQADTAHAEAKKAAAEEARKKAAEKAAAKKAAEEKAAKEREAAEASRSAARADAGDFPAQSSYTVAEVKSMAQKIVGGSNFQCFSEIVERESGWNYRASNASSGAYGLVQALPGSKMASAGADWRTNPATQIKWGLNYMNDRYGSACGAWDFWQANNWY from the coding sequence GTGACTCGGATCTCCGTCCGGGGATTCGCAGTGGCGTCCGCCACCGCGGTCACCACCGTCGGCGCTGTCGTCGGTGTGGCCTCCGGAAGTCAGCAGGGTCAGACGACGAACGATGTCGAGGCCACCGCTGCTGACTCGACGCTCCTCGAAGACATACCGGCGGGTCAGCAGGCCCGGGTACAGACCGCTTCCCTGACGCAGCAGGCGGACACCGCCCACGCCGAGGCGAAGAAGGCCGCAGCGGAAGAAGCGCGCAAGAAGGCAGCCGAGAAGGCCGCGGCCAAGAAGGCGGCCGAGGAGAAGGCGGCCAAGGAGCGCGAGGCCGCCGAAGCGAGCCGTTCCGCCGCTCGCGCGGACGCAGGCGACTTCCCCGCGCAGTCCTCGTACACGGTTGCCGAAGTCAAGTCGATGGCCCAGAAGATCGTCGGCGGGTCCAACTTCCAGTGCTTCTCGGAGATCGTGGAGCGCGAGTCGGGCTGGAACTACCGGGCGAGCAACGCCAGTTCGGGTGCCTACGGGCTCGTGCAGGCGCTCCCGGGTTCCAAGATGGCTTCCGCCGGGGCCGACTGGCGGACCAACCCCGCCACCCAGATCAAGTGGGGCCTGAACTACATGAACGACCGGTACGGCAGCGCTTGCGGTGCCTGGGACTTCTGGCAGGCCAACAACTGGTACTGA
- a CDS encoding PhoH family protein, with product MVTSKKRNEADRRTYVIDTSVLLADPMAMDRFEEHEVVLPVVVVTELEAKRHHPELGYFARQALRRLDEYRVKYGRLDAPLPIGDVGGSLRVELNHSDPGVLPAGFRLEDNDSRILAVARNLQAEGFDVTVVSKDLPLRIKASSVGLHAEEYRAELAITESGWTGMSELTLPGEEIDELFAAESVFVAEAAELPVHTGLVLHSEKGKALGRVTPQGRIKLVRGDREAFGIKGRSAEQRIALDMLLDPEVGIISMGGRAGTGKSALALCAGLEAVLERRQHRKVMVFRPLYAVGGQDLGYLPGTEAEKMNPWAQAVFDTLSAVTSREVIEEVVERGMLEVLPLTHIRGRSLHDAFVIVDEAQSLERNVLLTVLSRIGAGSRVVLTHDVAQRDNLRVGRYDGVVAVVEKLKGHPLFSHITLSRSERSPIAALVTEMLEETHI from the coding sequence GTGGTGACAAGCAAAAAGCGCAACGAAGCCGACCGGCGCACGTATGTCATCGACACCAGCGTGCTGCTCGCAGACCCGATGGCGATGGACCGATTCGAGGAGCACGAAGTCGTGCTGCCCGTCGTCGTCGTGACCGAGTTGGAGGCAAAGCGGCATCACCCGGAACTGGGCTATTTCGCCCGGCAGGCGCTGAGGAGGCTGGATGAATACCGCGTCAAGTACGGCCGCCTGGACGCCCCCCTTCCGATCGGCGACGTGGGCGGTTCGCTCCGCGTCGAGCTGAACCATTCGGACCCGGGTGTCCTCCCCGCCGGCTTCCGGCTGGAGGACAACGACTCGCGGATCCTCGCCGTGGCGAGGAACCTCCAGGCAGAGGGGTTCGACGTCACTGTCGTCTCCAAGGATCTGCCGCTGCGCATCAAGGCGTCGTCCGTCGGGCTTCACGCGGAGGAGTACCGCGCGGAGCTCGCCATCACCGAGTCCGGCTGGACCGGCATGTCCGAGCTGACACTGCCGGGGGAGGAGATCGACGAACTCTTCGCCGCCGAGAGCGTGTTCGTGGCGGAGGCCGCCGAACTCCCCGTCCACACGGGCCTGGTGCTCCACTCGGAGAAGGGGAAGGCGCTGGGGCGGGTCACGCCGCAGGGCCGTATCAAGCTCGTACGGGGCGACCGCGAGGCGTTCGGAATCAAGGGCCGCAGCGCCGAGCAGCGCATCGCTCTGGACATGCTGCTGGACCCCGAGGTGGGCATCATCTCCATGGGAGGCCGAGCCGGTACGGGCAAGAGTGCGCTCGCGCTCTGCGCCGGGCTGGAGGCGGTGCTGGAGCGCCGTCAGCACCGGAAGGTGATGGTCTTCCGTCCGCTGTACGCGGTCGGCGGCCAGGATCTCGGCTATCTGCCGGGCACCGAGGCCGAGAAGATGAACCCGTGGGCGCAGGCCGTCTTCGACACGCTCTCCGCGGTCACGAGCCGCGAGGTGATCGAGGAGGTCGTCGAGCGGGGCATGCTCGAGGTGCTGCCGCTCACGCACATCCGCGGCCGGTCGCTGCACGACGCGTTCGTGATCGTCGACGAGGCGCAGTCGCTGGAGCGGAACGTGCTGCTGACGGTTCTCTCCCGGATCGGCGCCGGATCACGGGTCGTTCTCACCCATGACGTGGCACAGCGGGACAATCTGCGCGTGGGAAGGTACGACGGAGTCGTCGCCGTGGTGGAGAAGTTGAAGGGGCACCCCCTCTTCTCGCACATCACGCTCAGCAGGTCCGAAAGGTCGCCGATCGCGGCGCTTGTGACGGAGATGCTCGAAGAGACACACATCTGA
- a CDS encoding isoprenyl transferase: MVPDSPKEGPTIYKKLRDLAYRLYARRVEYRLDTDQVPKHIGVILDGNRRWARASGGTTEQGHQAGAEKIRELLGWCEETDVKVVTLWLLSTDNLNRAENELLPLLGIIEDTVRDLAADGRWRVHHVGQLDLLPDRTQQVLKKAEEKAGDIDGVLVNVAVGYGGRQEITDAVRSLLADRAAGGTRLDELAETLTVEDISEHLYTRGQPDPDLVIRTSGEQRLSGFMLWQSAHSEYYFCEVFWPAFRKVDFLRALRDYAARHRRYGN; this comes from the coding sequence ATGGTCCCGGACTCGCCGAAGGAGGGGCCGACCATTTACAAGAAGCTTCGCGACCTGGCGTACAGGCTCTATGCCCGCCGGGTGGAGTACCGCCTCGACACCGACCAGGTGCCCAAGCACATCGGTGTGATCCTGGACGGCAACCGGCGCTGGGCGCGGGCCTCGGGCGGCACGACGGAGCAGGGCCATCAGGCGGGCGCGGAGAAGATCCGCGAGCTGCTCGGCTGGTGCGAGGAGACGGACGTCAAGGTCGTCACGCTGTGGCTGCTCTCCACGGACAACCTCAACCGCGCGGAGAACGAGCTCCTGCCGCTGCTCGGCATCATCGAGGACACCGTGCGGGACCTGGCCGCCGACGGCCGCTGGCGCGTCCACCACGTCGGCCAGCTGGATCTCCTGCCGGACCGTACGCAGCAGGTACTGAAGAAGGCCGAGGAGAAGGCCGGCGACATCGACGGGGTGCTGGTCAACGTGGCCGTCGGCTACGGCGGCCGACAGGAGATCACCGACGCCGTCCGCTCGCTGCTCGCCGACCGTGCCGCGGGCGGTACGAGGCTGGACGAGCTGGCGGAGACCCTGACTGTCGAGGACATCTCCGAGCACCTCTACACCCGTGGCCAGCCCGATCCGGACCTGGTCATCCGCACCAGCGGCGAGCAGCGGCTGTCGGGCTTCATGCTCTGGCAGAGCGCCCACTCGGAGTACTACTTCTGCGAGGTTTTCTGGCCGGCCTTCCGCAAGGTCGATTTCCTGCGTGCCCTGCGTGATTACGCGGCACGCCACCGGCGCTACGGGAACTGA
- the mgrA gene encoding L-glyceraldehyde 3-phosphate reductase, with translation MTDDSPLHPHRADDARYDSMEYRRTGRSGLKLPAISLGLWHNFGDDRALETQRAILRRAFDLGVTHFDLANNYGPPPGSAELNFGKLMDQDFRPYRDELVISTKAGYPMHPGPYGDWGSRKYLLSSLDASLRRMGLDYVDIFYSHRFDPETPLEETMGALATAVRQGKALYAGISSYNSQRTREAAALLREMGVRPLIHQPSYSMLNRWTEEDGLLGILESQGMGCISFAPLAQGLLTDKYLQGVPEGSRASKGTSLDPGLLTEDVVRRLRGLNDIAGRRGQSLAQLALRWVLRDPRMTSALIGASSVRQLEANVAALEGPELTDEELREIDSYAVSEPGTNIWARSSES, from the coding sequence ATGACGGACGACTCCCCCCTGCACCCGCACCGCGCCGACGACGCCCGCTACGACTCCATGGAATACCGGCGCACCGGCCGCTCCGGACTGAAACTCCCGGCGATCTCGCTGGGCCTGTGGCACAACTTCGGCGACGACCGCGCGCTGGAGACGCAGCGCGCGATCCTCCGCCGTGCCTTCGACCTCGGCGTGACCCACTTCGACCTCGCCAACAACTACGGCCCGCCGCCCGGCTCCGCCGAGCTGAACTTCGGCAAGCTGATGGACCAGGACTTCAGGCCGTACCGGGACGAACTCGTCATATCGACCAAGGCGGGCTACCCGATGCACCCCGGCCCCTACGGAGACTGGGGCTCCCGCAAGTACCTGCTCTCCTCGCTGGACGCCTCGCTGCGGCGCATGGGCCTCGACTACGTCGACATCTTCTACTCCCACCGCTTCGACCCCGAGACGCCGCTCGAGGAGACGATGGGGGCGCTCGCCACCGCCGTGCGGCAGGGGAAGGCCCTGTACGCCGGGATCTCCTCCTACAACTCGCAGCGCACACGCGAAGCCGCCGCGCTGCTGCGAGAGATGGGCGTTCGCCCGCTGATCCACCAGCCCTCGTACTCAATGCTGAACCGGTGGACGGAGGAGGACGGCCTGCTCGGCATCCTGGAGTCGCAGGGAATGGGCTGCATCTCCTTCGCGCCGCTCGCGCAGGGCCTGCTCACCGACAAGTACCTCCAGGGCGTGCCTGAGGGCTCACGCGCCTCGAAGGGCACCTCCCTGGACCCGGGCCTGCTGACCGAGGACGTGGTGCGGCGGCTGCGCGGACTGAACGACATCGCCGGGCGGCGCGGCCAGTCGCTCGCGCAGCTGGCGCTGCGGTGGGTGCTGCGCGACCCGCGCATGACGTCCGCCCTCATCGGCGCGAGCAGCGTGCGGCAGCTGGAGGCGAACGTGGCGGCGCTCGAGGGGCCGGAACTCACGGACGAGGAACTGCGGGAGATCGACTCGTACGCGGTCTCCGAGCCGGGCACCAACATCTGGGCCCGGAGCAGCGAGAGCTGA
- a CDS encoding OmpA family protein produces the protein MRLPAAHVLRTVLCTSASAVLLTTFCASGARADDPTPKPTVKVPSGPTSLPGADDPTTIPTTAPSLPGEGGAPAPDYSEPPDNIGDSKPPVKVDPQAAGLKLADGAKLAPSRVLDIKFVTEDLSGEERREDSTGKTKFTLQAEVLFPKDSSKLDSSAQSRIQEIADEIDSQQANEINVFGFTDDLGSYEHGKALSKKRANAVQKALAEELNSTITFNVRGYSEDYPIADNSSEEGRKKNRRVEVSFPRQG, from the coding sequence ATGAGGCTCCCCGCCGCGCACGTGCTGCGCACCGTCCTGTGTACATCCGCTTCGGCCGTGCTGCTGACGACGTTCTGCGCGAGCGGTGCCCGGGCCGACGACCCCACACCCAAGCCCACGGTCAAGGTCCCCAGCGGCCCGACGTCCCTGCCCGGAGCGGACGATCCCACGACCATCCCGACCACCGCCCCCTCCCTCCCCGGCGAGGGCGGCGCGCCGGCACCCGACTACAGCGAGCCGCCGGACAACATCGGGGACTCCAAGCCGCCGGTGAAGGTCGACCCGCAGGCCGCCGGGCTCAAGCTCGCCGACGGGGCGAAGCTCGCGCCGTCGAGGGTGCTCGACATCAAGTTCGTCACCGAGGACCTGAGCGGCGAGGAGCGCCGCGAGGACAGCACGGGGAAGACGAAGTTCACGCTCCAGGCGGAGGTCCTCTTCCCGAAGGACAGCTCGAAGCTCGACAGCAGCGCCCAGTCGCGCATCCAGGAGATCGCCGACGAGATCGACTCGCAGCAGGCGAACGAGATCAACGTCTTCGGCTTCACGGACGACCTCGGCTCCTACGAGCACGGGAAGGCGCTCTCGAAGAAGCGGGCCAACGCCGTACAGAAGGCGCTGGCCGAGGAGTTGAACTCCACGATCACCTTCAACGTGCGTGGCTACAGCGAGGATTACCCCATCGCGGACAACAGCAGCGAGGAAGGCCGGAAGAAGAACCGCCGTGTCGAGGTGTCCTTCCCCCGCCAGGGCTGA